In a single window of the Sander lucioperca isolate FBNREF2018 chromosome 19, SLUC_FBN_1.2, whole genome shotgun sequence genome:
- the ccnk gene encoding cyclin-K isoform X2 produces the protein MKEFKENFSGQLILDHIKPCWYWDKKDLAHTPSQSEGLDPGTEARYRREGARFIFDVGTRLGLHYDTLATGIIYFHRFYMFHSFKQFPRYVTGACCLFLAGKVEETPKKCKDIIKTARSLLNDVQFAQFGDDPKEEVMVLERILLQTIKFDLQVEHPYMFLLRYVKQLKGEKNKVCKVLQMAWTFVNDSLCTMLSLQWEPEIIAVAVMYLAGRLCKFDIQEWTAKQSSRRWWEQFVQDVPVELLEDICHQILDLYSQGNKPIPQQIQEKERAAAPQVPVPPAPVGLPPAPNPPPPPPKKTSPQGSSPARQLKRSHTSPKDEPKAPEQVGSKIPRLESPMPPLPTSQPPPERKAPAPAPPTEAEPLPETAPPPPHAPPPHQPPPLPHRPPPPPPSNYIMSTTSSYMSGEGYQSLQSMMKTEGPSYAPMPPSYAPPIPPYHVYPPPAAPPPGPPPSSYPPPNLAPTYPPPGYNSYPPPRMPPGHVPPPVIGLPAGYPPPPVPPGQSQVPLPPPPGMPMNHGGWMR, from the exons ATGAAGGAATTCAAGGAGAACTTTTCAGGCCAACTAATCCTGGACCACATTAAGCCATGCTGGTACTGGGACAAGAAGGATTTAGCCCACACCCCCTCTCAGTCTGAAGGCCTGGACCCTGGCACAGAGGCCCGGTATCGAAGAGAAGGAGCCCGCTTCATTTTTGACGTGGGGACCAGACTTGGCCT ACACTATGACACACTGGCAACTGGCATCATATACTTCCACCGCTTCTACATGTTTCACTCCTTTAAGCAGTTCCCCAGATAT GTGACTGGTGCTTGCTGTCTTTTCCTGGCGGGCAAAGTGGAGGAAACCCCAAAGAAGTGTAAAGACATCATCAAAACAGCCCGCAGCTTACTGAATGATGTGCAGTTTGCCCAGTTTGGAGATGATCCGAag GAAGAGGTGATGGTGTTGGAGAGAATTTTACTCCAGACCATCAAGTTTGACCTGCAGGTGGAGCACCCTTACATGTTCCTGCTGCGCTACGTCAAGCAACTCAAAG gGGAAAAGAATAAAGTGTGCAAGGTGCTACAGATGGCGTGGACCTTTGTCAATGACAG CCTGTGCACCATGCTGTCTCTGCAGTGGGAACCAGAGATTATTGCAGTAGCCGTCATGTACCTGGCCGGCCGCCTCTGTAAGTTTGACATCCAGGAGTGGACCGCCAAGCAGTCGTCCCGCCGCTGGTGGGAGCAGTTTGTCCAGGACGTCCCAGTTGAGCTGCTGGAAG ACATTTGCCACCAGATCCTGGATCTGTACTCCCAGGGAAACAAGCCCATCCCTCAGCAGAtacaggagaaggagagggcAGCTGCTCCGCAGGTCCCCGTTCCTCCAGCCCCAGTGGGACTGCCACCAGCCCCCAACCCTCCTCCCCCACCACCGAAGAAGACTTCCCCTCAGGGAAGCAGCCCTGCACGCCAGCTCAAACGCTCACAT ACATCCCCAAAAGATGAACCAAAGGCTCCAG AACAAGTTGGATCAAAGATTCCTAGACTGGAGAGCCCCATGCCCCCTCTGCCTACATCGCAGCCTCCCCCAG AGCGCAAAGCCCCAGCTCCGGCCCCTCCCACGGAAGCCGAACCATTACCGGAAACGGCTCCTCCTCCGCCGCACGCTCCACCTCCCCATCAGCCCCCGCCCCTGCCCCATCGCCCTCCTCCGCCCCCGCCCTCCAACTACATCATGTCCACCACCAGCTCCTACATGTCCGGAGAAGGCTACCAGAGCCTGCAGTCGATGATGAAGACGGAGGGTCCCTCCTACGCCCCGATGCCGCCCAGCTACGCACCCCCAATACCGCCGTACCACGTCTACCCGCCGCCTGCGGCACCGCCTCCGGGCCCTCCTCCTTCCAGCTACCCGCCCCCCAACTTGGCGCCAACGTATCCGCCGCCGGGCTACAACAGCTACCCTCCGCCTCGCATGCCGCCGGGCCACGTACCCCCTCCAGTTATAGGTCTGCCTGCTGGGTATCCTCCGCCCCCCGTGCCCCCAGGACAGTCACAGGTGCCCCTGCCCCCTCCGCCCGGCATGCCCATGAATCACGGTGGGTGGATGAGATGA
- the ccnk gene encoding cyclin-K isoform X1, which yields MLKSSTAGPSTVASPQPMKEFKENFSGQLILDHIKPCWYWDKKDLAHTPSQSEGLDPGTEARYRREGARFIFDVGTRLGLHYDTLATGIIYFHRFYMFHSFKQFPRYVTGACCLFLAGKVEETPKKCKDIIKTARSLLNDVQFAQFGDDPKEEVMVLERILLQTIKFDLQVEHPYMFLLRYVKQLKGEKNKVCKVLQMAWTFVNDSLCTMLSLQWEPEIIAVAVMYLAGRLCKFDIQEWTAKQSSRRWWEQFVQDVPVELLEDICHQILDLYSQGNKPIPQQIQEKERAAAPQVPVPPAPVGLPPAPNPPPPPPKKTSPQGSSPARQLKRSHTSPKDEPKAPEQVGSKIPRLESPMPPLPTSQPPPERKAPAPAPPTEAEPLPETAPPPPHAPPPHQPPPLPHRPPPPPPSNYIMSTTSSYMSGEGYQSLQSMMKTEGPSYAPMPPSYAPPIPPYHVYPPPAAPPPGPPPSSYPPPNLAPTYPPPGYNSYPPPRMPPGHVPPPVIGLPAGYPPPPVPPGQSQVPLPPPPGMPMNHGGWMR from the exons ATGTTAAAG TCCAGTACAGCGGGTCCATCCACCGTTGCCTCTCCTCAGCCAATGAAGGAATTCAAGGAGAACTTTTCAGGCCAACTAATCCTGGACCACATTAAGCCATGCTGGTACTGGGACAAGAAGGATTTAGCCCACACCCCCTCTCAGTCTGAAGGCCTGGACCCTGGCACAGAGGCCCGGTATCGAAGAGAAGGAGCCCGCTTCATTTTTGACGTGGGGACCAGACTTGGCCT ACACTATGACACACTGGCAACTGGCATCATATACTTCCACCGCTTCTACATGTTTCACTCCTTTAAGCAGTTCCCCAGATAT GTGACTGGTGCTTGCTGTCTTTTCCTGGCGGGCAAAGTGGAGGAAACCCCAAAGAAGTGTAAAGACATCATCAAAACAGCCCGCAGCTTACTGAATGATGTGCAGTTTGCCCAGTTTGGAGATGATCCGAag GAAGAGGTGATGGTGTTGGAGAGAATTTTACTCCAGACCATCAAGTTTGACCTGCAGGTGGAGCACCCTTACATGTTCCTGCTGCGCTACGTCAAGCAACTCAAAG gGGAAAAGAATAAAGTGTGCAAGGTGCTACAGATGGCGTGGACCTTTGTCAATGACAG CCTGTGCACCATGCTGTCTCTGCAGTGGGAACCAGAGATTATTGCAGTAGCCGTCATGTACCTGGCCGGCCGCCTCTGTAAGTTTGACATCCAGGAGTGGACCGCCAAGCAGTCGTCCCGCCGCTGGTGGGAGCAGTTTGTCCAGGACGTCCCAGTTGAGCTGCTGGAAG ACATTTGCCACCAGATCCTGGATCTGTACTCCCAGGGAAACAAGCCCATCCCTCAGCAGAtacaggagaaggagagggcAGCTGCTCCGCAGGTCCCCGTTCCTCCAGCCCCAGTGGGACTGCCACCAGCCCCCAACCCTCCTCCCCCACCACCGAAGAAGACTTCCCCTCAGGGAAGCAGCCCTGCACGCCAGCTCAAACGCTCACAT ACATCCCCAAAAGATGAACCAAAGGCTCCAG AACAAGTTGGATCAAAGATTCCTAGACTGGAGAGCCCCATGCCCCCTCTGCCTACATCGCAGCCTCCCCCAG AGCGCAAAGCCCCAGCTCCGGCCCCTCCCACGGAAGCCGAACCATTACCGGAAACGGCTCCTCCTCCGCCGCACGCTCCACCTCCCCATCAGCCCCCGCCCCTGCCCCATCGCCCTCCTCCGCCCCCGCCCTCCAACTACATCATGTCCACCACCAGCTCCTACATGTCCGGAGAAGGCTACCAGAGCCTGCAGTCGATGATGAAGACGGAGGGTCCCTCCTACGCCCCGATGCCGCCCAGCTACGCACCCCCAATACCGCCGTACCACGTCTACCCGCCGCCTGCGGCACCGCCTCCGGGCCCTCCTCCTTCCAGCTACCCGCCCCCCAACTTGGCGCCAACGTATCCGCCGCCGGGCTACAACAGCTACCCTCCGCCTCGCATGCCGCCGGGCCACGTACCCCCTCCAGTTATAGGTCTGCCTGCTGGGTATCCTCCGCCCCCCGTGCCCCCAGGACAGTCACAGGTGCCCCTGCCCCCTCCGCCCGGCATGCCCATGAATCACGGTGGGTGGATGAGATGA